The Fusobacterium necrophorum subsp. necrophorum genome has a window encoding:
- a CDS encoding ABC transporter ATP-binding protein, which yields MIEIRNLFYRKGKKQILKNISLSLPKNCITGILGANGSGKTTLLRHLIRELPSHNEIYFDGREINHISRKEFAKSLSFVPQNIVYIDEMTIEDVVKMGRYPYKKLFVNYSREDEKIVEESLRVFDLEELREKTIGTVSGGEAKRAFVAKAFAQKTEMVVLDEPINHLDIKHQLGLLKLFQEMKEKTILLSIHNIDLAFKFCDQIILMKNGEILAFGKTEEVLSSGNILEAFEVEVTIKEVEDEKRILYK from the coding sequence ATGATAGAAATTAGAAATTTATTCTATCGGAAAGGAAAAAAACAGATCTTAAAAAATATTTCACTTTCGCTTCCAAAGAATTGTATTACCGGAATATTAGGGGCAAACGGATCCGGAAAAACAACACTATTAAGACATCTGATTCGAGAATTACCAAGCCATAATGAAATTTATTTTGATGGAAGGGAAATCAATCATATTTCTCGGAAAGAGTTTGCAAAATCTTTATCTTTCGTTCCCCAAAATATAGTTTATATTGATGAAATGACAATAGAAGATGTTGTCAAAATGGGAAGATATCCCTATAAGAAGTTATTTGTTAATTATTCTCGAGAGGATGAAAAGATAGTAGAGGAGAGTTTGCGAGTATTTGATTTGGAAGAATTAAGAGAAAAAACGATAGGGACCGTTTCGGGAGGAGAGGCAAAGAGGGCCTTTGTTGCAAAGGCTTTTGCACAAAAAACAGAGATGGTAGTTTTGGATGAACCTATCAATCATTTAGATATCAAGCATCAATTGGGATTGTTGAAATTATTTCAGGAAATGAAAGAAAAAACCATTCTTTTGTCCATTCATAATATTGATTTGGCATTCAAATTTTGTGATCAGATTATTTTGATGAAGAATGGAGAAATTTTAGCTTTTGGAAAGACAGAAGAAGTATTGTCATCCGGCAACATTTTGGAAGCTTTTGAAGTAGAGGTCACCATAAAAGAAGTGGAGGATGAAAAAAGGATTCTTTATAAATAA
- a CDS encoding iron ABC transporter permease — protein sequence MDKTIKIGLLCVLSLLLSLLCIGFGSIVIDSKWVFQIVANHLIGQEYFSIDWERSFETIVWDLRVPRILLAFLTGASLSLVGVIMQTITKNNLAEPYILGISSGASAGAVAVIILSSSYSVLQKLSIEQGAFLGSLLSIGMVFFISSKQIIKGSSLILTGVGVSSFFSALTTLIIYSSKNNSQLVTAMFWMTGSLSSAAWEDLSYPFFLFLFALGVVVLYSYEMDILLMGDTNANTLGVNTTFLKCMMIGISTLLISVLVSLTGIIGFIGLVIPHISRKLIGYQHKTLVLFSVFLGGSFLVLSDTFARTYFSPEEMPIGVITAFVGTPLFLWIVRKNYSYGGKE from the coding sequence ATGGATAAAACAATAAAAATAGGTTTATTATGTGTGCTTAGTTTGTTACTATCTCTCCTTTGTATAGGTTTCGGTTCTATTGTTATTGATAGCAAATGGGTATTTCAGATTGTTGCAAATCATCTTATCGGACAGGAATATTTTTCTATCGATTGGGAAAGAAGTTTTGAAACGATTGTCTGGGATCTGAGAGTTCCCAGAATACTCTTGGCATTTTTAACGGGGGCTTCTTTGTCTTTGGTAGGGGTTATTATGCAGACTATTACGAAAAATAATTTAGCGGAACCCTATATTTTAGGAATTTCCAGTGGAGCTTCCGCCGGAGCGGTCGCTGTTATTATTTTATCCAGTTCTTATTCCGTGTTGCAAAAATTAAGTATTGAGCAAGGGGCCTTTTTAGGCTCCTTACTATCTATTGGTATGGTTTTTTTCATTTCTTCCAAACAAATTATAAAAGGGAGTAGTTTAATTTTAACGGGAGTGGGAGTGTCTTCTTTTTTTTCAGCACTGACAACTCTTATTATCTATAGCAGTAAAAATAATTCTCAGTTGGTGACAGCGATGTTTTGGATGACCGGAAGTCTGAGTTCGGCAGCTTGGGAAGATTTAAGCTATCCATTTTTCCTTTTTTTGTTTGCTTTAGGAGTGGTAGTACTATATTCCTATGAAATGGATATTTTGTTGATGGGAGATACCAATGCCAACACCTTAGGAGTGAATACCACTTTTTTAAAGTGTATGATGATAGGGATTTCAACTTTATTGATTTCTGTTTTGGTATCTTTGACCGGAATTATAGGTTTTATTGGATTGGTAATTCCACATATTTCAAGAAAATTGATTGGGTATCAGCATAAAACTTTAGTGTTGTTCTCCGTATTTTTAGGAGGAAGTTTTTTAGTGCTTTCCGATACCTTTGCGAGAACTTATTTTTCTCCCGAAGAAATGCCAATCGGAGTGATCACTGCCTTTGTAGGAACTCCATTATTTTTATGGATTGTAAGGAAGAACTATTCCTATGGAGGAAAAGAATGA
- a CDS encoding ABC transporter substrate-binding protein, whose product MKKILTILFMVLSTTILAFTNTQEINGVKYTFDFKEAPKRAVSISQFTTEIMLKLGLADQMIGTAFLEEEIYPSVAASYKKVPVLAEKWPSLEQLLAKNPDFVTGWEVAFKKGVDSKMLHRSKINMFVPKSSISFDADLDTLFEDYRMFGKIFQKEKEVEKYITSEKARVEKIKKDVKNKEEFTYFLYDSGTDKAFTVFEGFTTNLLKLVHGKNILSGKGVQKTWGETSWEAVIAEDPDYFIIVDYSVGIREETDSDSKIEAIKANPKLKNLKAVKNNKFIRVKLAEICPGIRNVDFFERVSKEVYKIHG is encoded by the coding sequence ATGAAAAAAATATTAACAATATTATTTATGGTTTTGAGTACTACGATACTTGCTTTTACAAATACGCAAGAAATTAATGGAGTAAAATATACATTCGACTTTAAGGAGGCTCCGAAAAGAGCTGTGAGTATTTCACAATTTACAACGGAAATTATGTTGAAATTGGGATTGGCAGATCAAATGATAGGGACGGCATTTTTGGAAGAGGAAATTTATCCCAGTGTGGCAGCTTCTTATAAAAAAGTACCTGTGTTAGCAGAGAAATGGCCTTCTTTAGAACAACTATTAGCGAAGAATCCGGACTTTGTGACCGGATGGGAAGTTGCGTTTAAAAAAGGTGTCGATTCTAAAATGCTTCATAGAAGTAAAATTAATATGTTTGTTCCAAAATCATCTATTTCTTTTGATGCGGATTTGGATACTTTATTTGAAGATTATAGAATGTTCGGAAAAATCTTTCAGAAAGAGAAAGAAGTAGAAAAATATATTACTTCTGAAAAAGCCAGAGTAGAAAAGATAAAAAAAGATGTAAAGAATAAAGAGGAATTTACTTATTTTCTTTATGATTCAGGAACCGACAAAGCTTTTACCGTTTTTGAGGGATTTACAACGAATTTATTGAAATTGGTACATGGAAAAAATATTTTGTCCGGAAAAGGAGTTCAAAAAACTTGGGGAGAAACCAGCTGGGAGGCTGTCATTGCTGAGGACCCGGATTATTTCATTATTGTGGATTACAGTGTGGGAATTCGGGAAGAAACAGATTCTGACAGTAAAATTGAAGCTATTAAGGCAAATCCGAAATTAAAGAATTTAAAAGCTGTCAAAAATAATAAATTCATTCGAGTAAAATTAGCAGAAATTTGTCCCGGAATTCGAAATGTTGATTTCTTTGAAAGAGTGTCAAAGGAAGTATATAAGATTCATGGATAA
- a CDS encoding V-type ATP synthase subunit D produces the protein MAKLNVNPTRMSLSNLKSRLATARRGHKLLKDKQDELMRIFIDMIRKNKTLRMEVEKALSHSFKSFLLASAVMSPEFLEAAVSFPKEKIMLEITLKNVMSVNIPKMEFQREKTEGGLFPYGFVQTSSELDDAIVELHEVMNQLLELAEVEKACQLMADEIEKTRRRVNALEYRTIPDLEETIKFIRMKLDENERATITRLMKVKDIIAKQA, from the coding sequence ATGGCGAAACTGAATGTGAATCCTACCAGAATGTCACTTTCTAATTTAAAAAGCAGATTGGCTACCGCCAGAAGAGGACATAAACTTTTAAAGGACAAACAGGATGAGTTGATGAGAATATTTATTGACATGATTCGCAAGAATAAAACTCTTCGAATGGAAGTCGAAAAAGCATTGTCTCATTCTTTTAAATCGTTTCTTCTTGCGAGTGCGGTCATGAGTCCGGAGTTTTTAGAGGCAGCCGTTTCTTTTCCAAAAGAAAAAATTATGCTAGAAATAACCTTGAAGAATGTGATGAGTGTGAATATTCCGAAAATGGAATTTCAAAGAGAAAAGACAGAGGGAGGACTTTTTCCCTATGGATTTGTACAAACTTCTTCAGAGTTGGATGATGCCATTGTGGAACTTCATGAAGTTATGAATCAGCTTTTAGAATTGGCAGAAGTTGAAAAAGCTTGTCAGTTGATGGCGGATGAGATCGAAAAGACGAGGAGACGGGTCAATGCTCTGGAATACAGGACGATTCCGGATTTGGAAGAAACGATTAAATTTATCCGAATGAAATTGGATGAAAATGAGAGAGCAACCATCACAAGATTGATGAAGGTAAAGGATATTATTGCGAAACAGGCATAA
- a CDS encoding V-type ATP synthase subunit B → MLKEYKTVREVVGPLMIVEGVEGIKYEELVEIQTQTGEKRRGRVLEIERDKAMIQLFEGSAGINLKETKVRFLGKPLELGVSEDMIGRIFDGLGNPIDQGPNIIPEKKVDINGSPINPVSRDYPSEFIQTGISTIDGLNTLVRGQKLPIFSGSGLPHNNVAAQIARQAKVLGEGDKFAVVFAAMGITFEEAQFFRDDFTRTGAIDRAVLFMNLADDPAIERISTPRMALTCAEYLAFEKGMHVLVILTDLTNYAEALREVSAARKEVPGRRGYPGYLYTDLSQLYERAGRIKGRPGSITQIPILTMPEDDITHPIPDLTGYITEGQIILSRELYKSGIEPPIFVIPSLSRLKDKGIGKGKTREDHADTMNQIYAGYASGREARELAVILGETALSDSDKAFAKFAEAFDREYVNQGYETNRSIEETLNLGWKLLRIVPKTELKRIREEYLNKYLTEEE, encoded by the coding sequence ATGCTGAAAGAATATAAAACAGTACGAGAAGTTGTAGGTCCTTTGATGATTGTCGAAGGGGTAGAAGGAATTAAATACGAAGAGTTGGTGGAGATCCAAACGCAAACAGGAGAAAAAAGACGGGGACGTGTGTTGGAAATTGAAAGAGACAAGGCTATGATTCAGTTATTTGAAGGCTCTGCCGGAATTAACTTGAAAGAAACAAAAGTACGTTTTTTAGGAAAACCTTTAGAACTTGGAGTGTCAGAAGATATGATAGGGCGTATTTTTGACGGGCTTGGAAATCCTATTGATCAGGGACCTAATATTATTCCCGAAAAAAAGGTGGACATTAACGGTTCTCCAATCAATCCGGTCTCCAGAGATTACCCGTCGGAATTTATTCAAACAGGAATTTCTACCATTGACGGATTGAATACTTTAGTAAGAGGACAAAAATTACCTATTTTTTCCGGTTCAGGGCTTCCACACAACAATGTAGCTGCCCAAATAGCCAGACAGGCAAAGGTATTGGGAGAGGGGGATAAGTTTGCAGTAGTCTTTGCTGCTATGGGAATTACTTTTGAGGAAGCACAGTTCTTTCGAGATGATTTTACAAGAACGGGAGCGATCGATAGAGCGGTTTTGTTTATGAATTTGGCAGATGACCCTGCAATTGAAAGAATTTCAACTCCAAGAATGGCATTGACCTGTGCGGAATATCTTGCTTTTGAAAAAGGAATGCATGTATTGGTAATCTTAACGGATTTAACAAATTATGCGGAAGCACTTCGTGAAGTTTCTGCTGCCAGAAAAGAAGTTCCCGGTAGAAGAGGATATCCGGGATATTTATATACTGACCTTTCTCAACTTTATGAAAGAGCAGGAAGGATCAAAGGAAGACCGGGGTCTATTACTCAAATTCCTATTTTGACAATGCCGGAAGATGATATTACACATCCGATTCCGGATTTGACAGGATATATTACGGAAGGACAAATTATTCTTTCAAGAGAACTTTATAAAAGTGGAATAGAACCTCCTATTTTCGTCATTCCGTCTCTTTCTAGGTTGAAAGATAAGGGAATTGGAAAAGGAAAAACCAGGGAAGATCATGCGGATACGATGAACCAGATTTACGCGGGATATGCTTCCGGAAGGGAGGCAAGGGAACTGGCAGTTATTTTAGGAGAAACTGCTCTTTCCGACTCTGATAAAGCCTTTGCAAAGTTTGCAGAAGCCTTTGATAGGGAATATGTGAATCAGGGTTATGAAACGAATCGAAGCATTGAAGAAACTTTAAATCTCGGTTGGAAACTTCTAAGGATTGTTCCAAAAACAGAGTTGAAGAGAATTCGAGAGGAATATTTGAATAAATATTTGACAGAGGAAGAATAG
- a CDS encoding V-type ATP synthase subunit A produces MKEGRIVKVSGPLVVAEGMEEANVYDVVEVSENKLVGEIIEMRGDKASIQVYEETTGIGPGDIVVSTGSPLSIELGPGMLEQMFDGIQRPLLNLQKAAGDFLTKGVSVPSLNRETLWEFHPEVKVGEELKPGTIFGSVQETEVIRHKLMTPHGIYGKVKEIREGKFTVDSVVCLVDTEDGEKELTMMQKWPVRKGRPYLRKLNPISPLVTGQRIIDTFFPVTKGGAAAIPGPFGSGKTVIQHQLAKWADAEIVVYVGCGERGNEMTDVLMEFPEIIDPKTGQSLMKRTVLIANTSNMPVAAREASIYTGITIAEYFRDMGYSVALMADSTSRWAEALREMSGRLEEMPGDEGYPAYLASRIAEFYERAGLVQCLGNEKEGALTVIGAVSPPGGDISEPVSQATLRIVKVFWGLDYALSYRRHFPAINWLNSYSLYQEKIDQYMDNTIDSHFSSYRIQSMVLLQEEAKLQEIVRLVGRDSLSEEDQLKLEVAKSLREDFLQQNAFHEIDTYCSLPKQFRMLKLILSFYEEAREALSNNIYLREILSLPVREKIARAKNISEDALNTFDGIMEELKEAMKKLVAEGGNSNAERI; encoded by the coding sequence TTGAAAGAAGGTAGAATAGTTAAGGTTTCCGGTCCCTTGGTTGTAGCAGAGGGAATGGAAGAGGCCAATGTATATGACGTTGTAGAAGTTTCAGAGAACAAGCTCGTTGGAGAAATTATAGAAATGAGGGGAGATAAGGCATCTATTCAGGTTTATGAAGAAACAACAGGAATTGGACCGGGGGATATTGTAGTAAGTACCGGAAGTCCATTGTCCATTGAACTTGGACCCGGAATGTTGGAACAAATGTTCGATGGGATTCAAAGACCTCTTTTAAATCTTCAGAAAGCAGCAGGAGATTTTTTAACAAAAGGAGTTAGTGTTCCTTCCTTGAATCGAGAAACTCTTTGGGAATTTCATCCAGAAGTTAAAGTGGGGGAAGAATTGAAACCGGGAACAATTTTCGGAAGTGTTCAAGAAACCGAAGTCATTCGACATAAACTTATGACTCCACATGGAATATATGGAAAAGTAAAAGAAATCAGGGAGGGAAAATTTACAGTAGATTCTGTTGTCTGCCTTGTGGACACTGAGGATGGAGAAAAAGAGTTGACCATGATGCAAAAATGGCCGGTCAGAAAAGGAAGACCTTATCTTAGGAAATTGAATCCTATCAGTCCTTTAGTGACAGGGCAAAGGATTATTGATACCTTTTTTCCGGTTACCAAGGGAGGAGCGGCTGCCATTCCGGGACCTTTCGGTTCCGGGAAAACGGTAATTCAACACCAACTTGCCAAGTGGGCAGATGCTGAAATTGTTGTCTATGTGGGTTGCGGAGAACGTGGAAATGAGATGACGGATGTTCTTATGGAATTTCCGGAAATTATAGATCCAAAAACCGGACAATCTTTGATGAAAAGAACGGTACTAATAGCGAATACTTCCAATATGCCGGTAGCTGCCAGAGAGGCTTCCATTTACACCGGAATTACGATTGCGGAATATTTTAGAGATATGGGATATTCTGTGGCATTGATGGCGGATTCTACAAGTCGTTGGGCAGAGGCTCTTCGAGAAATGTCCGGTCGTTTGGAAGAAATGCCAGGAGATGAAGGGTATCCGGCGTATTTGGCAAGTAGAATTGCGGAGTTTTATGAAAGAGCCGGGCTTGTACAATGTTTGGGAAATGAGAAAGAGGGAGCCTTGACCGTTATCGGAGCGGTATCTCCTCCGGGAGGAGATATTTCAGAACCGGTTTCTCAAGCGACACTGAGAATTGTGAAGGTGTTCTGGGGATTGGATTATGCCTTGTCTTATCGTAGGCATTTTCCTGCAATTAACTGGTTGAACTCTTATTCCTTGTATCAGGAAAAAATAGATCAGTATATGGATAACACTATTGATTCCCATTTTTCAAGCTATAGAATTCAATCTATGGTTCTGTTACAGGAAGAAGCAAAGTTGCAAGAAATTGTAAGATTGGTCGGAAGAGATTCTCTTTCAGAGGAGGATCAGTTAAAATTGGAAGTTGCAAAATCTTTGAGGGAAGATTTTCTGCAACAAAATGCTTTTCATGAAATTGACACCTATTGTTCTCTTCCAAAGCAATTTCGTATGTTGAAATTGATTCTAAGTTTTTATGAGGAAGCAAGGGAGGCTTTATCTAACAATATTTATTTAAGGGAAATATTATCTCTTCCTGTTCGTGAAAAAATTGCGAGAGCGAAAAATATCAGCGAAGATGCCTTAAATACTTTTGACGGTATCATGGAAGAATTGAAAGAAGCTATGAAAAAATTAGTAGCAGAAGGAGGGAACTCTAATGCTGAAAGAATATAA
- a CDS encoding V-type ATP synthase subunit F, which produces MYKIAVIGDKDSILGFKVLGVHVFSVIDARDARKTLDRIAKQEYGIIFITEELAKDIPDTIQRYNHEVAPAIILIPSNKGSLHIGLDNIDKNVEKAIGSNIL; this is translated from the coding sequence ATGTATAAAATTGCCGTTATAGGTGATAAAGATTCTATTCTCGGATTTAAAGTTCTGGGTGTTCATGTCTTTAGTGTCATAGATGCACGGGACGCCAGAAAAACTCTTGACAGGATTGCAAAACAAGAGTATGGAATTATCTTTATCACAGAAGAACTTGCCAAGGATATTCCCGATACGATACAGAGATACAATCATGAAGTGGCACCTGCCATCATATTGATTCCAAGCAACAAAGGAAGCTTACATATCGGGTTGGATAATATTGACAAAAATGTTGAGAAGGCAATAGGTTCGAATATATTATAG
- a CDS encoding V-type ATP synthase subunit C, with protein sequence MERELFIQSSVRIRNLEKKLLTKPQLERLGGAETIQDSFTYLKETTYAEELTKLDRIENFDIVFSSSLNSMYKTILEMASEKELVKILTYKYGFHNIKVALKEKILGEDFSEVYSELYQEIPDEVKKQIEEEKKESDIWYRNIAIQAYKLYQETGDPQKIEFFVDKQYFQKILETAQSFGLPLIEEYFRKMIDFTNLRSFIRCQKQGQNFEILKEAWIEGGSLCFEEISKYFYRDLQEFAEKYRNTEIGEGFLQSMKEYKKTGLLLHFEKQMDDELTNLLKKAKQITYGPEVLFAYIHAKEIEIKNLRITFVGKANGLSSDFIRERLRDTYV encoded by the coding sequence ATGGAGAGGGAATTGTTTATTCAATCAAGTGTGAGAATACGGAATCTCGAAAAAAAGCTTCTAACAAAACCTCAGCTCGAAAGATTGGGAGGGGCTGAAACGATACAGGACTCTTTTACATATTTGAAGGAAACTACCTATGCAGAAGAATTGACAAAGTTGGATAGGATTGAAAATTTTGATATTGTTTTTTCAAGCTCCTTGAATAGCATGTATAAAACTATTTTAGAAATGGCATCAGAAAAAGAGCTTGTAAAAATATTGACTTATAAATATGGATTTCATAATATAAAAGTTGCCTTGAAAGAAAAAATTTTAGGAGAAGATTTTTCGGAAGTGTATTCAGAACTTTATCAAGAAATTCCGGATGAAGTAAAAAAACAGATAGAAGAAGAAAAAAAAGAATCGGATATCTGGTATCGGAATATAGCCATTCAGGCCTATAAACTCTATCAAGAAACAGGGGATCCACAAAAAATTGAATTTTTTGTAGATAAACAATATTTTCAGAAAATTTTAGAAACGGCACAGTCCTTCGGCTTGCCATTGATTGAAGAATATTTTAGAAAAATGATTGATTTTACAAATCTTCGAAGCTTTATTCGCTGTCAAAAACAGGGACAAAATTTCGAGATTTTGAAAGAAGCCTGGATTGAGGGAGGAAGCCTTTGCTTTGAGGAGATTTCAAAATATTTTTACAGAGACCTTCAAGAATTTGCTGAAAAATATAGAAACACGGAGATAGGAGAAGGATTTCTGCAAAGTATGAAGGAGTACAAAAAAACAGGTTTGTTATTACATTTTGAAAAGCAGATGGATGATGAGTTGACGAATTTATTAAAAAAAGCAAAGCAAATCACATACGGACCGGAAGTCCTGTTTGCATATATTCATGCCAAGGAAATTGAAATTAAAAATTTAAGAATTACTTTTGTAGGGAAGGCAAATGGACTTTCGAGTGACTTTATAAGGGAAAGGTTGCGTGACACATATGTATAA
- a CDS encoding V-type ATP synthase subunit E, whose protein sequence is MSHLDNLMKEIMQQATKEAEEVLEKAKLEGSKFSEIEEGKAEKKNREILQKAEMEGSAKKEKILSNAKLRARDMVLFAKQGIVTNVLNRVLEKLENLDEERYLEFVGNRIKQIKEPDDTIEVLLTKGMKQKVGKEVFGYKVSEETVSSGCSIKVGELFYNNEFTTLLDFYKEDLEKEILERIFT, encoded by the coding sequence ATGTCCCATTTAGATAATTTAATGAAAGAGATTATGCAGCAAGCCACCAAAGAAGCGGAAGAAGTTTTAGAAAAAGCAAAATTGGAAGGTTCAAAATTTTCTGAAATAGAGGAAGGAAAAGCAGAAAAAAAGAACAGAGAAATTTTGCAAAAGGCAGAAATGGAGGGAAGTGCCAAAAAAGAAAAGATACTTTCCAATGCCAAATTGAGGGCAAGAGACATGGTTCTTTTTGCAAAACAGGGAATAGTTACGAATGTTTTGAATCGTGTTTTAGAAAAATTGGAAAATTTGGATGAAGAGCGATATTTAGAGTTTGTAGGGAATAGGATAAAACAAATCAAAGAGCCTGATGATACGATAGAAGTTCTACTGACAAAAGGAATGAAACAAAAAGTAGGAAAGGAAGTATTTGGCTACAAGGTTTCTGAGGAAACAGTTAGCTCAGGTTGCAGTATAAAAGTAGGAGAGCTTTTTTATAACAATGAGTTTACAACTCTTTTAGATTTTTATAAAGAAGATTTGGAAAAGGAAATTTTAGAAAGAATTTTCACTTAG
- a CDS encoding V-type ATP synthase subunit K yields MKDFMTIIAENGGVVFGILGAVLAVLLAGIGSAQGVRIAGEAAAGIVIDEPEKFGKAMVLQLLPGTQGLYGFVIGLLIMFRLNAGMSLVEGIYLLIAALPVGLVGLKSAFYQGKVAVAGINILAKNEPHQTKGIILAVMVETYAVLAFVMSLLLLSQVSFS; encoded by the coding sequence ATGAAAGATTTTATGACAATAATTGCAGAAAATGGCGGAGTTGTTTTTGGAATTTTAGGAGCAGTGCTTGCAGTTTTATTGGCTGGAATCGGATCGGCACAAGGGGTTAGAATCGCAGGAGAAGCAGCTGCGGGAATTGTGATTGACGAACCAGAAAAATTTGGGAAGGCTATGGTCTTGCAACTTTTGCCCGGGACACAAGGACTTTATGGATTTGTAATAGGTCTTTTGATTATGTTTCGACTGAATGCCGGAATGTCATTGGTAGAAGGGATATATTTGTTAATTGCTGCTCTACCTGTAGGATTGGTTGGATTAAAATCAGCTTTTTATCAAGGGAAAGTCGCAGTAGCAGGAATCAATATTTTGGCAAAGAATGAACCCCATCAAACAAAGGGAATTATTCTGGCTGTTATGGTGGAAACATATGCAGTTTTGGCCTTTGTTATGTCTCTTTTATTGCTAAGCCAAGTAAGTTTTTCCTAG